The DNA segment CGCTCCAACCGGTTTTTGATTTCAGTGAATTGCCTATAGCCTCACTTCCCCTTCCATTGTCGTGTCCATATTTGTTTATATCCTCTTCAGACATTCCCAAATAGCGTTCAAGCGTTTTCCACTCTTCATCTGTAGGTATGTGGTATCCATAAGGGCTTGGATTTTTATTGCCCGCCAACCCTCCTGCAGCAGCATGTGATGAATAGTATAAACCATATATATCACTTTTGCTTCCGGTTTGGTACATAAGGTCGCCATCTGCATACTTCATATCAGTTCCATCCTGCCATTTGGTGGTTCTTAAGTTCTCCCTCACCCAAGTTTGCGTGCCAATCTTCACGGTGCTGTAAATGTTGAAATCGGCATCGTGCACAAGGGTCAGTGCCAGCGGCATCGATCTTATGGTGTTGGCGTCCGAAATATGTCCCAGCTTGTCATATGCCTTAACAGAAAAATTATAAACTATGCCGTTCTCGAAACCTTTCATTTCAATTTTCGCAGCACCAGCATTTACCTTTATTGGTTGGGAAATGCTAGCCACCTTAGGCTCAAAGGTAATTTCGACATGATCGAGATTATCAGGATCGGTCCAATATAGGTTCACAAATTCGGATCCCGATGAATCGCGAAGCGCGCTTACCCCTGGAGGCGTTGTGTAGAAATAGAACGTGCTGCTTACAGACTCGCCAACCTCCTGCTCTGGTTTCTCCGGAAAAAAACTGTTTTCGGCCTTTACTTTCCAGTAGTATTTTCCACCTTTCTTTAAAGAAAATGTCTCATAAGAACTTGATGCTAAAACCCGAAATAACGTGGCTTCACCAACCTCAACAGTCGTCCAGCTAATAGAGTCATTGCTTATGCTTACAACGTATTGGATATCGTCCCCTTCGGCATCCTGGCTTGCCTGCCATTTAAGAATAACGTTACCTGATCCCGCAATCATTCCATTCTGCGGTTCGAGCAGTACAGGAACACTGGGTAACCGGTTTAATTCGATCTCTTTTTTGCAAGATGCTACAAGAAGCAATAGAGCTAAAGCAATGGCTAATTCAATTTTTTTCATAATCATAAGTTTAATCATTAAACCCTGCCAACTTGATTGTTCTAGTTACCGTTGAGGTAACTATATTTTTACCCGGAAGGGTATAGCTTAACTGAAGTTCGTAGTTGCCATTCACCAAATCGGGGATATGGTCTTCGCGTAAAAATTTAGCCACATCGCTGCTGCTGTTCGCTGTGACCCTATTTGCCAGCGCATTTCGAACAGCTACAAAATCTCTATCGATAAAATACGATGCTCTGTAATTGAATGCGCCAAAGGATGATATGTGGGGTCGTGTATTGCTCTCTATCATATCCTCATCGAGCTTGGCATCGGGAGTCATTAGCCCAAACCGAACTACCTCAGCATTTACAGGCGGTGCCAAGCTTACCATATTTGCAACTGCAAGCACAGCGCTATTGCCGTAAATAAGCGGAGCCACCTTACTGTTATACCAAGATGTATTACTATATACCGGCACAATTTTCACCATATTCTTGTCCGGAGCCAAGGAGTTGTTTTCAGCCAAGTCAAACATTTCTGTAGTAGCCGTATTATCATCGATATTTGAACCCAAATCGTAAACGTGAGGGTATTCCTGCCATAATACCCCCTCGTAGTTAGTTATAGCGGCCATTTTATCCTTAAATGTGCCATAAGTGCTTGTACGGAAATGCAGCGCGTAAACCTCCTTCTCCTCCAGTAAATCAAGCGTTCCCTCGGCTTTTTGCTTGCTAACAATGAGGCTATCGGAGAGGTTACTTGAGGTAGTGGTAACGTTACTGGAAATACCAATGCCAGTAGTTTGTGGAACATTTACAATAGCCAGCTTATAAATATCATTTTTTACATATTCAACCTGATTCAATGGGAAGTCAATTTCGAATCGGACATCATTTCCAGCACCAAAGGTT comes from the Williamwhitmania taraxaci genome and includes:
- a CDS encoding FISUMP domain-containing protein gives rise to the protein MKKIELAIALALLLLVASCKKEIELNRLPSVPVLLEPQNGMIAGSGNVILKWQASQDAEGDDIQYVVSISNDSISWTTVEVGEATLFRVLASSSYETFSLKKGGKYYWKVKAENSFFPEKPEQEVGESVSSTFYFYTTPPGVSALRDSSGSEFVNLYWTDPDNLDHVEITFEPKVASISQPIKVNAGAAKIEMKGFENGIVYNFSVKAYDKLGHISDANTIRSMPLALTLVHDADFNIYSTVKIGTQTWVRENLRTTKWQDGTDMKYADGDLMYQTGSKSDIYGLYYSSHAAAGGLAGNKNPSPYGYHIPTDEEWKTLERYLGMSEEDINKYGHDNGRGSEAIGNSLKSKTGWS